The proteins below are encoded in one region of Pectinophora gossypiella chromosome 26, ilPecGoss1.1, whole genome shotgun sequence:
- the LOC126378486 gene encoding uncharacterized protein LOC126378486 encodes MAFLSRWLLLTACLVTIIRGDDIDRAARKDVVIKLLREMVNQTKADTLNLPANASSIRENITDTFSCENRTYGYYADVDNDCQVFHVCLTSQGATGRNTTYRWSFICPNETIFNQEVLTCTRPRDSIDCEDSPMFYHLNMEIGKETNDTEQNELNKPTDDKNESKQPENKPQRRRPVKKQNLIVDELMKEVKKENILAEELDEELIPVVEETEKVEDLDNNAELERQQEKIQEAQNVEDKSTEKKEVEETRPVVQEVDAEYVMKGKRMENARLSAERSLRRGRKINRGSYRFQSGH; translated from the exons atggcgtTTTTATCAAGATGGCTGCTGTTGACAGCGTGTCTAGTCACCATTATAAGAGGCGATGACATTGACAGAGCGGCAAGGAAGGATGTCGTGATAAAGTTATTGAGG GAGATGGTGAATCAAACTAAAGCTGATACGCTTAACTTGCCAGCGAATGCTTCATCTATAAGAGAAAATATCACAGACACGTTTAG CTGCGAGAACCGAACCTATGGCTACTATGCTGACGTGGACAACGACTGCCAAGTTTTCCACGTGTGTCTGACGTCACAGGGGGCTACGGGGCGCAACACTACGTATAGATGGAGCTTCATTTGTCCCAATGAGACCATTTTCAATCAG GAAGTCCTGACCTGCACCAGACCACGCGACTCCATTGACTGCGAAGACTCACCTATGTTCTACCACCTGAACATGGAAATTGGCAAGGAAACCAATGATACTGAACAAAACGAACTCAACAAACCTACTGACGACAAAAATGAATCCAAACAACCAGAGAACAAACCTCAAAGAAGAAGACCGGTGAAGAAACAGAACCTGATCGTTGATGAACTAATGAAAGaagtaaaaaaggaaaatattctAGCTGAAGAATTAGATGAAGAACTTATCCCAGTTGTTGAAGAAACAGAGAAAGTAGAAGATCTTGACAATAATGCAGAACTAGAAAGACAACAGGAGAAGATTCAAGAGGCACAAAATGTAGAAGATAAGAGTACAGAGAAGAAGGAAGTAGAAGAAACAAGGCCAGTAGTACAAGAAGTCGATGCAGAATATGTTATGAAAGGGAAAAGAATGGAGAACGCAAGACTTAGTGCTGAGAGAAGTTTGAGAAGAGGAAGGAAGATCAATAGAGGCAGTTATAGGTTTCAGTCTGGCCATTAA
- the LOC126378314 gene encoding myb-like protein X, with amino-acid sequence MLLILLIISINAIITIAEENDSFETRYIDLLPAKEKREFIETIARRILEEVKSKDAAKGSTEVSEDQLNKQSAYVSKLLKEEAETLRRRTKGESRRGTDEEDDKKRVQDKSIDFTLRELAHNPELEEVTTSSSKVEVAKYLKNSTDNISVEVQIVPQKKKKKKTHNSRIIKIPIKAKHGDPASTRENETKIIIGSENKPLPKEDPTNKTDDEPKVKLPLHITREDIFKNSPQKQEDDIKNTKKEENKQSDLNSENENDNYRNKKQKSEVKGESLKSENKVKNTENVDGGKSDDSARSDVRKENENRSVQDKNNTQIDSFNDKTNQNATAAEDISKPIKNSRRNANDNDDKDLDERDKSLLDHGVESMTSDTRKPPVGIEDDLKTFSNKNKKPAKKDEKSVVNKLIARTNDRQLESSEKIDHKKDEAKKSLESTEGIYDKNDKIKHKSESNEENDNEKRENKQKLESSERNYNKKDKVQNPDFDEEKVNEKHENKQKLESNENIYDKKYKVKQKSVSNEENDNEKQENKQKSESNEKIDDIKYKVKQKTDLDEENDNKHKLESSERNENKERNYDKKDKVNQKFDFNEENNEKRETKERLVSSERNDTEKQKNIQKSESNEKNYDKKYKVKQKSDLEEKTDKYKQKLELEERNDNGKHENKQNPKLNEKLDDDSERHENTQKSSDKSVHQNEKLKQKSDSNENNDNEKHENKQKPESSERTDDRKQDNKQKSMSSEKINDKKHHNNQNYTSSEIMNDKKHRSKEKSESNEKNDDKENKTKQKPHASDRLEGESKAVSNSEKKLDSEPTTLSLQDHPANSTQVATPEDLTNPLLPSAITTQEIKKNLTEQSHDENTKEINTVNKDDTINTDKVNKDTPKVNPTTETTLLGANKARYTSEEDNSTKMGDVIAEKIESDTGYDSKEIKRTTAGDNTETTTEEIVKARTIHVTWYPGHTTVDYDKKPVTKKGKRKSTIEMIRAKTRYVHWPTDPTTKKKKSAGLLNKSKAKRLPKGKTERIKNRSTVTMRSTAKSTTMVASDKEEMAKAPVIIKNNQVYIVNDGAAFKEKLTKRIELNKAKRIDIYSRKTKNRTTKSKKNKTKDTDLLSFQIKPFGINIAKEWSVFEVLPGEDPFVKMSGKPKKKSKKSPLFDRNNVQRTNGKVDQKNDPNNDDVGTQMEQPSYAPVYNYAPENAYYNPANRYAPPFDDYSQIVRNDDEDDDTKIERQIKEGREKGFLESDETIENHYAPVYNYAPENAFYNPENKYVVPDEENEQIFLGDTEVDDKHAERQRIDDEKIVKALLEAKDDEPEREFLFRDENPYMRKGKNKKKKKNTIHIPGSKEHSHPYHAMLHDNPPKTHLDHVREMLHRFNYFGYYHLVKTTTGVPTEMTSRFPINAPFTDKSGDPYYNFNVNIQTTDIPDIPTIPEPEARIRVYNKHLRNRSPKEDLTAALKSLLSPRFDKDNKKLTRTLITVFDKIKENRKQKRKSKNLYKDIVKKIIGLEYVNSPIEDLYLNKKLINAGPRGHYDDFDKKLYYIGRTGEDKPEVNVTESKFNETESKAEMINTMREILDITDATYIFPALNQLEKKYEKKNDKNVNEDKPVVRSLKSGVEKAHVELETQVSVLTDMLNADNRALENYDWLGTTVDIRGALRKLVEMGQSVKNDGYIHPRDLQLLKYVLFLFESVKDSIRTEEEFFRSADAKGLRPKGRRNQGRISERPWLSRSGMKQKLDAFVTFWEGIDYALSDLHDAIKHISIITKYRSQHWYKNLKELYLSRPKRKQVLEVLLHLAATRFVGLVEDSALNGAENNYVKYSMKHVTQVDRTRDELVFIVALLNELLKEY; translated from the exons ATGTTACTTATATTGTTAATCATTTCCATTAATGCTATCATCACAATTGCTGAGGAGAATGACAGTTTCGAGACTAGATATATAGATCTACTCCCCGCTAAAGAGAAAAGGGAATTCATTGAGACGATTGCCAGACGAATACTAGAAGAGGTAAAGTCCAAAGATGCAGCTAAAGGCAGCACAGAAGTATCAGAAGACCAACTTAATAAACAAAGTGCATACGTCTCTAAACTTTTAAAAGAAGAAGCCGAGACTTTGCGCAGAAGAACGAAAGGAGAAAGCAGACGGGGCACAGACGAAGAAGATGACAAAAAACGAGTACAAGATAAGTCAATAGACTTCACGTTACGTGAACTCGCTCATAATCCAGAACTTGAGGAAGTTACTACTTCAAGCTCGAAAGTAGAAGTTGCTAAGTATTTGAAAAATTCAACAGACAACATATCGGTCGAAGTACAAATAGTACcccaaaagaaaaagaagaagaagactcatAATAGTCGGATAATTAAGATACCTATAAAAGCAAAACACGGCGATCCTGCGTCAACAAGGGAAAATGAAACAAAGATAATTATCGGGTCAGAAAACAAGCCTTTACCAAAAGAAGACCCTACAAACAAAACGGATGATGAACCTAAAGTGAAATTACCACTACATATAACTAGagaggatatttttaagaattCTCCTCAAAAACAAGAGGatgacataaaaaatacaaaaaaagaggAGAATAAACAAAGTGATCTAAACAGTGAAAATGAAAACGATAACTATaggaataaaaaacagaaatcTGAAGTGAAGGGTGAAAGCCTTAAAagtgaaaataaagttaaaaacacAGAAAACGTCGATGGAGGTAAGTCTGATGATAGTGCCAGAAGTGATGTCCGCAAAGAAAACGAAAATCGGTCAGTTCAGGACAAAAATAATACTCAGATTGATAGTTTTAACGATAAAACTAATCAAAATGCAACAGCGGCTGAAGATATTTCAAAACCTATTAAAAATAGTAGAAGAAACGCTAACGACAATGATGATAAAGATCTAGATGAACGGGACAAATCTCTCTTAGATCATGGAGTGGAATCAATGACTAGTGACACTCGCAAACCTCCGGTAGGAATTGAAGACGACCTAAAAACctttagtaataaaaataaaaaacctgcTAAAAAAGACGAAAAAAGTGTCGTTAATAAATTAATAGCAAGAACTAATGACAGACAATTAGAATCAAGTGAAAAAATCGACCATAAAAAAGATGAGGCCAAAAAAAGTCTGGAATCAACCGAAGGAATCTAtgataaaaatgacaaaatcaAGCACAAGTCTGAATCAAATGAAGAAAACGACAATGAAAAACGTgagaataaacaaaaacttgAATCAAGTGaaagaaattataataaaaaagacaaGGTGCAAAATCCTGATTTTGACGAAGAAAAAGTTAATGAAAAacatgaaaacaaacaaaagcttGAATCAAATGAAAAcatttatgataaaaaatacaaagtcaaGCAAAAGTCTGTATCAAATGAAGAAAACGACAATgaaaaacaggaaaataaacaaaaatctgAATCGAATGAGAAAATTGATGATATAAAATACAAGGTAAAGCAAAAGACTGACTTGGATgaagaaaatgataataaacataaacttgAATCAAGtgaaagaaatgaaaataaagaacgaaattatgataaaaaagaCAAGGTCAACCAAAAGTTTGACTTTAATGAAGAAAACAATGAAAAACGTGAGACTAAAGAAAGACTTGTATCGAGTGAAAGAAACGACACtgaaaaacagaaaaatatacaaaaatctGAATCCAATGAaaaaaattatgataaaaaatacaagGTCAAGCAAAAGTCTGACTTGGAGGAAAAAACCGACAAATATAAACAAAAGCTGGAATTGGAGGAAAGAAACGACAATGGAAAacatgaaaataaacaaaatcctAAATTAAATGAGAAATTGGACGACGACAGTGAAAGACATGAGAATACACAAAAATCAAGTGATAAATCCGTTCATCAGAATGAGAAGCTTAAGCAAAAGTCTGACTCTAATGAAAATAATGACAATGAAAAACATGAGAATAAACAAAAACCTGAATCTAGTGAAAGAACAGACGAtagaaaacaagacaataaacaAAAATCTATGTCAAGTGAAAAAATCAATGATAAAAAACATCATAACAACCAAAATTATACGTCAAGTGAAATTATGAatgataaaaaacatagaagtaAAGAAAAATCAGAATCAAATGAAAAAAATGATGACAAAGAAAACAAGACCAAGCAAAAACCACATGCAAGTGACAGACTCGAGGGTGAATCAAAAGCTGTCAGTAACAGTGAAAAGAAATTAGATTCAGAGCCCACAACACTTTCACTTCAAGACCACCCAGCGAACAGTACACAAGTAGCAACACCAGAAGACTTAACGAATCCACTATTACCGTCTGCAATAACGACCCAAGAGATTAAAAAGAATCTTACTGAACAAAGTCATGATGAAAAcactaaagaaataaataccgTAAATAAAGATGATACGATAAATACAGATAAAGTTAACAAAGATACTCCAAAGGTTAATCCGACGACTGAAACAACTCTGTTAGGAGCAAATAAGGCAAGATACACTTCCGAAGAAGATAATTCGACTAAGATGGGAGATGTAATTGCCGAAAAAATAGAGAGTGATACGGGGTACGATTCTAAAGAAATAAAACGGACTACTGCAGGTGATAACACTGAAACAACAACAGAAGAAATAGTCAAAGCAAGAACGATTCACGTCACATGGTACCCCGGCCACACCACTGTAGATTACGATAAAAAACCAGTTACGAAAAAGGGTAAAAGGAAGTCGACGATTGAAATGATAAGAGCGAAAACTAGATATGTGCATTGGCCAACAGATCCCACAACGAAGAAAAAGAAATCCGCAGGCTTACTTAACAAATCAAAGGCGAAACGTTTACCAAAAGGGAAAACTGAAAGAATTAAGAACAGATCTACTGTAACTATGCGTTCAACTGCAAAATCCACAACAATGGTAGCTTCAGACAAAGAAGAAATGGCAAAAGCACCagtcataataaaaaataatcaagtgTACATCGTAAACGACGGAGCGGCTTTCAAAGAAAAACTAACTAAGCGTATTGAACTGAACAAAGCCAAGCGAATCGATATATATTctagaaaaactaaaaataggaCTACAAAGTCTAAGAAAAATAAGACAAAGGATACGGATTTATTGTCTTTTCAAATTAAACCTTTTGGTATCAACATCGCGAAAGAGTGGTCAGTCTTTGAAGTTT tgccTGGAGAAGACCCGTTCGTTAAGATGTCTGGTAAACCTAAAAAAAAGAGCAAGAAATCACCCTTGTTTGACAGAAATAATGTACAAAGAACGAATGGTAAAGTCGACCAAAAGAACGACCCAAATAATGATGACGTTGGTACACAAATGGAACAACCAAGTTACGCGCCAGTTTACAACTATGcaccagaaaatgcctattacAATCCAGCTAACAGATATGCTCCTCCATTTGATGATTATAGCCAAATCGTACGCAACGACGACGAAGATGACGACACAAAAATAGAAAGACAAATAAAAGAAGGACGCGAAAAGGGCTTTCTTGAATCAGATGAAACTATAGAGAATCATTACGCTCCCGTCTACAACTACGCGCCAGAGAACGCATTTTACAATCCTGAAAATAAATACGTCGTGCCTGACGAAGAAAATGAGCAAATTTTCCTCGGAGACACCGAAGTTGATGACAAACATGCAGAAAGACAGAGAATCGATGACGAGAAGATCGTAAAAGCCCTTCTGGAAGCAAAAGATGACGAGCCAGAAAGGGAGTTTCTGTTCCGGGACGAAAACCCGTATATGAGGAAaggtaaaaacaaaaagaaaaagaaaaacacaatacACATACCAGGGTCAAAAGAACACAGTCACCCATACCACGCTATGTTGCACGATAATCCTCCAAAAACACACTTAGATCACGTAAGAGAAATGCTGCATAGGTTTAATTACTTTGGTTATTACCATTTAGTTAAAACCACGACAGGCGTCCCAACAGAAATGACCTCGCGGTTCCCAATTAATGCTCCATTTACAGATAAAAGCGGCGAtccttattataattttaatgttaatattcAAACTACAGATATACCGGATATACCAACGATTCCCGAGCCAGAAGCTCGAATAAGAGTTTATAATAAACATCTAAGAAACAGAAGTCCTAAAGAAGATTTAACTGCAGCTTTAAAGTCCCTCTTGAGTCCACGTTTCGACAAGGACAACAAAAAACTGACCAGAACTCTCATAACTGTTTTCGAtaagataaaagaaaatagaaaacagaagaggaaatctaaaaatttgtACAAAGACATAGTAAAGAAGATCATAGGTTTAGAGTACGTGAACAGTCCCATAGAAGAtctatatttgaataaaaagttaATAAACGCTGGCCCAAGAGGACATTACGATGATTTCGATAAAAAGTTATACTATATAGGCCGAACTGGTGAAGATAAACCTGAAGTAAACGTGACAGagtccaaatttaatgaaactgAAAGCAAAGCGGAAATGATAAATACTATGCGAGAAATTTTAGACATTACTGACGCTACGTACATTTTTCCAGCTTTGAACCAACTGGAGAAAAAGTACGAGAAGAAAAATGATAAGAATGTAAATGAAGACAAGCCTGTGGTTCGGAGTTTGAAGTCTGGAGTTGAGAAGGCTCATGTAGAATTGGAAACTCAAGTGTCAGTGTTAACTGACATGTTGAATGCAGATAACAGAGCTTTGGAAAACTATGACTGGTTAGGGACGACTGTTGACATCAGAGGCGCCCTGAGAAAGCTTGTCGAAATGGG ACAAAGCGTTAAAAACGACGGCTATATCCACCCAAGAGACTTACAACTTCTAAAGTACGTGCTTTTCCTATTCGAATCGGTGAAGGACTCCATAAGAACTGAAGAGGAATTCTTCAGATCCGCGGACGCCAAAGGACTGAGACCAAAAGGCCGAAGGAACCAGGGAAGGATTTCGGAAAGACCTTGGTTATCCAGGAGTGGAATGAAGCAAAAACTGGATGCCTTCGTTACTTTCTGGGAGGGTATAGACTATGCCTTGAGTGAT TTACACGACGCGATAAAACACATATCGATAATAACAAAATACAGAAGCCAGCATTGGTATAAGAACTTAAAAGAACTTTACTTATCTCGTCCTAAAAGAAAACAGGTCTTGGAAGTGTTACTACACCTGGCAGCGACCAGGTTTGTAGGCCTGGTTGAAGACAGTGCACTGAATGGAGCCGAAAACAACTATGTGAAATATTCTATGAAGCATGTTACTCAGGTGGACAGAACGAGAGATGAATTGGTATTCATTGTAGCTCTTCTCAATGAGCTACTAAAAGAATATTGA